A genome region from Pseudanabaena sp. Chao 1811 includes the following:
- a CDS encoding P-loop NTPase fold protein, which yields MSQEIKLVNSHIEEYLDYYCGLSAPRFAVMIKGQWGAGKTWFIEQYCEKLKKRQSYKYLYVSLFGMTKFSDIEYAFFQQLHPVLSSQGMEITGKIVKGLLKASIKFDLDHDRKDHISLDVKIPEIPNYLKNVDERILIFDDLERCKIELRDIFGYINQFVEHHNLKVIIIANESDLQSKYTDYKIMKEKLIGQTFDILIDFEGTFHRFLSETQNNQIEKILFQDIEHLKNIYAKLGYNNLRTLKKIILDFKRIFEELPNKAKNRIDILNDILTFLTVFSIEIKRGVIHSNDVIKLIREYRSHRARLSLKETLGKSIDSSKSDKIEAKLDNEELKNTIQKNYNLYNSFELDKVFPSESWWEKFFDQGSIDSDELNTSISSKYFPQDKDTPNWRRLYYFTRLSDIDFEDLLKKVELEYKEKKFLDIGEIKHVFGIFLTLSEKGLYCKNKSDILSDAKTYINHLNSCNKISALPYSIIDDRFADNYDNLLFYGFDFREFKELSSYTVH from the coding sequence ATGAGTCAAGAGATAAAGTTAGTCAATAGCCATATAGAAGAGTACCTAGATTACTACTGTGGGCTATCTGCACCTCGATTTGCTGTAATGATAAAAGGTCAATGGGGTGCAGGAAAGACTTGGTTTATTGAACAGTACTGTGAAAAGCTCAAAAAGAGGCAATCGTATAAGTACCTGTATGTAAGTCTTTTTGGGATGACGAAATTTTCAGATATTGAATACGCATTCTTTCAGCAATTACATCCTGTTCTATCGTCTCAAGGAATGGAAATAACAGGAAAAATTGTTAAAGGGCTTTTAAAAGCATCAATAAAGTTTGATTTGGATCATGATCGCAAAGATCATATATCTTTGGATGTAAAGATTCCAGAGATTCCTAACTACTTAAAGAATGTTGATGAAAGAATTCTTATTTTTGATGATTTGGAACGCTGCAAGATAGAGTTAAGAGATATATTTGGATACATTAATCAATTTGTAGAACATCATAATTTAAAAGTAATTATTATAGCTAATGAATCAGATTTACAGTCTAAATATACTGACTATAAGATAATGAAAGAGAAATTAATAGGACAAACATTTGACATCCTGATTGATTTTGAAGGAACATTTCACAGATTTTTATCTGAAACTCAAAACAATCAAATTGAAAAAATATTATTTCAAGATATTGAGCATTTAAAAAATATATATGCCAAATTAGGTTATAACAATCTAAGAACTTTAAAGAAAATAATCTTAGATTTCAAAAGGATTTTTGAGGAATTACCTAACAAAGCAAAAAATAGAATAGACATCTTAAATGATATATTGACATTTCTTACAGTTTTCTCTATTGAGATTAAACGTGGGGTAATTCATTCTAATGATGTTATTAAGCTAATACGTGAATACAGATCTCACCGTGCAAGACTTTCACTAAAAGAAACATTAGGGAAGTCGATAGATTCTAGTAAATCTGATAAGATAGAAGCTAAACTTGATAATGAAGAATTAAAAAACACTATTCAAAAAAACTATAATTTATATAATAGTTTTGAATTAGACAAGGTGTTTCCTAGTGAGTCATGGTGGGAAAAGTTTTTCGATCAAGGATCAATCGATTCAGATGAACTAAATACATCAATATCAAGTAAATACTTTCCACAAGACAAGGATACTCCTAACTGGCGTAGATTGTATTATTTTACAAGGCTTTCTGATATTGATTTTGAGGATTTACTTAAAAAGGTTGAATTAGAATATAAAGAGAAAAAATTTCTTGATATTGGTGAAATTAAACATGTGTTCGGCATTTTTTTGACGCTTTCAGAAAAAGGGCTTTACTGTAAAAACAAGTCAGATATTTTGTCAGATGCAAAAACTTATATTAATCATTTAAATAGTTGCAATAAAATTTCCGCTCTACCATACTCAATTATTGATGATAGATTTGCTGACAATTATGATAATCTTCTGTTTTATGGATTTGATTTTAGGGAATTTAAAGAGTTAAGTTCTTATACAGTCCATTGA
- a CDS encoding FitA-like ribbon-helix-helix domain-containing protein — protein sequence MTQVIIEDIDPIVVEKIKQQAVLRGRSLQAELKYILESAVSSPSQSAVNLALVPLEDLQQSGQKALSESGYHSREEIIKLVQEVKKEIADERAVFKIK from the coding sequence ATGACCCAAGTAATTATTGAAGACATAGATCCTATCGTGGTCGAAAAGATAAAGCAGCAAGCAGTCCTTCGTGGGCGATCGCTTCAAGCTGAACTAAAATACATACTTGAATCCGCAGTTTCAAGCCCATCTCAATCTGCTGTGAACTTAGCTCTTGTTCCTTTAGAAGATTTACAGCAATCAGGTCAAAAAGCCTTAAGCGAATCTGGTTATCACTCCAGAGAGGAAATTATCAAGCTAGTACAAGAAGTCAAAAAAGAGATAGCGGACGAGAGAGCCGTTTTCAAAATCAAATGA
- a CDS encoding Uma2 family endonuclease gives MTLATKNIPSITLDRFLSQPETKPASEYIDGSIYQKPVPQGQHSRLQLKFCNTVNAVTEDKQIALALPELRCTFGNRSIVPDVAVFQWQRLPVNAEGEIENVFSIYPDWVIEILSPEQSPMRVIGNILHCLKHGTEMGWLLFPKERSLLIFQRDRQPIEINSEINSAQKLLVPSFLETELSLTVDQVFGWLKVGK, from the coding sequence ATGACCCTCGCCACAAAAAATATTCCCTCAATAACGCTCGATCGCTTTCTGTCTCAGCCAGAAACGAAGCCTGCTAGTGAGTATATTGACGGTTCGATTTATCAGAAGCCAGTGCCCCAAGGTCAACATTCCCGACTTCAGCTTAAATTTTGTAATACCGTTAATGCAGTAACCGAAGACAAACAAATAGCTTTAGCTTTACCAGAACTACGTTGTACCTTTGGAAATCGCTCAATTGTGCCAGATGTGGCAGTATTTCAATGGCAGAGATTACCTGTTAATGCGGAAGGAGAAATTGAGAATGTATTTTCTATCTATCCAGATTGGGTAATTGAGATTCTATCGCCAGAACAATCACCGATGCGAGTGATCGGTAATATTTTGCACTGTCTCAAACATGGTACAGAGATGGGATGGTTACTATTTCCCAAAGAGCGATCGCTGTTAATATTTCAACGCGATCGCCAACCAATCGAAATCAATAGTGAAATAAATTCTGCTCAAAAATTACTTGTACCTAGTTTTTTGGAAACAGAACTAAGTTTAACTGTAGATCAAGTATTTGGATGGTTAAAAGTGGGAAAGTAG
- a CDS encoding DUF1830 domain-containing protein has product MSLFDPLPADLHDEKIVCSYVNATSKIQIARITDVPQWYFERVVFPGQNLIFEAIASAHVEIHTGMMASSILSDTIPCVQLQVEEASSTLPSWVPIKHLDDDLLDDPSTLLIMPEPEVVS; this is encoded by the coding sequence ATGTCTTTATTTGATCCGTTACCTGCTGATTTACACGATGAGAAGATCGTTTGCTCCTATGTCAATGCTACGAGCAAGATCCAAATCGCCCGAATCACTGATGTACCCCAATGGTACTTTGAGCGCGTTGTCTTTCCGGGACAAAACTTAATTTTTGAAGCGATCGCCTCCGCCCACGTTGAGATTCACACAGGGATGATGGCAAGCTCCATACTTTCGGATACAATTCCCTGTGTCCAATTACAGGTAGAAGAAGCTAGCTCGACATTACCAAGCTGGGTTCCCATTAAGCATCTTGATGACGACCTCCTTGACGATCCATCGACGCTACTTATCATGCCTGAACCTGAAGTAGTTTCCTAA
- a CDS encoding helix-turn-helix domain-containing protein, which translates to MAPYSLDLREKIVANYEAGNTSIREVAKQFQVATKTVQKLLNQYRETGELNHKPLGSPIKSPLEAHQEKILEIVSEHPDWTLWQYCEEVAEQTGVSVTTGSMCRFFQRHNITLKKRPIAMKR; encoded by the coding sequence ATGGCACCTTACTCACTAGATCTCAGAGAAAAGATCGTAGCAAACTACGAAGCAGGAAATACATCGATTCGGGAAGTAGCGAAGCAATTTCAAGTCGCGACGAAAACAGTGCAAAAACTACTGAATCAATACCGAGAGACAGGAGAACTAAACCACAAACCATTAGGTAGTCCAATCAAAAGTCCCCTCGAAGCGCATCAGGAGAAAATCCTCGAAATTGTCTCAGAGCATCCAGATTGGACACTATGGCAGTACTGTGAAGAAGTAGCAGAACAAACAGGAGTATCAGTGACCACAGGCAGCATGTGCCGATTTTTCCAGAGGCATAACATCACTCTAAAAAAAAGACCTATCGCCATGAAAAGGTAA
- a CDS encoding cupin domain-containing protein, with translation MRIPLVTLGLLSASFSYDLSKSIAKDLPKSAIALKDKYSALSNSTIIDLKSLTANPKKYNFFTFRPNLEKLILSGEANTQHISILWYTIPNGSVGLHYHSMTESVYTISGSQTDAKGVYPTGSLYFNPPESGHKISNSTGFFILAYASPPDFKNIDKIKPYTPVQINTLDPDLENKYAFTNPKSGVKVYNIPLDPNGGMSSQIIKSTSLTSYGYSGNYLLVLKGSCNIDGRTFKKDMLIVAKTIKTESYKLRATKDQSCLALGLSF, from the coding sequence TTGAGAATTCCACTCGTGACATTGGGGCTACTTTCAGCGAGCTTTAGCTACGACTTAAGCAAATCGATAGCCAAGGATTTACCAAAATCAGCGATCGCACTTAAAGACAAATACTCGGCCCTGAGCAACTCGACCATTATTGATCTCAAGTCTCTCACTGCAAATCCTAAGAAATACAATTTTTTTACGTTTAGACCCAACTTAGAGAAGCTGATTCTTTCTGGCGAGGCAAATACTCAGCATATCAGTATCCTTTGGTATACCATCCCCAATGGGAGTGTTGGGTTGCATTATCATTCGATGACTGAGTCTGTCTATACGATTAGCGGCTCACAGACTGATGCGAAAGGCGTTTATCCTACGGGTTCTCTTTATTTCAATCCGCCCGAAAGTGGTCACAAAATCTCTAATAGCACGGGCTTTTTTATCCTTGCCTACGCATCACCTCCTGATTTCAAAAACATAGATAAAATCAAGCCCTATACGCCTGTTCAAATCAATACGTTAGATCCTGATTTGGAAAACAAATATGCGTTTACTAATCCTAAAAGTGGTGTTAAGGTCTACAACATTCCTCTAGATCCTAATGGTGGTATGAGTTCTCAAATCATCAAAAGTACGTCACTAACCAGCTATGGATACTCAGGGAATTATCTACTTGTGCTTAAGGGAAGTTGCAATATTGACGGAAGAACTTTCAAGAAAGATATGTTGATCGTTGCAAAGACAATTAAAACGGAGTCTTACAAACTTAGAGCAACTAAAGATCAGTCTTGCTTGGCACTAGGGCTTTCCTTCTAG
- a CDS encoding GNAT family N-acetyltransferase has translation MSSDINFRLAQFIDVDPLMALVKEFYQFDQITFDDNVVKAFMALLSDEKFGLIWLICDRDRPIGYVALTFFFSMEYHGRCGLVDELYIQEAYRGKGIGKRVFILIEDYLRSQHMRSLSLVVDHWNSPAEALYTKLGFRREPRHLMVKHLD, from the coding sequence ATGAGTAGCGATATTAATTTTCGGTTAGCGCAATTTATTGATGTCGATCCTTTGATGGCGCTAGTAAAGGAATTCTATCAGTTTGATCAAATTACCTTTGATGACAATGTAGTTAAGGCTTTTATGGCTTTGCTCAGCGATGAGAAGTTTGGATTGATTTGGTTAATTTGCGATCGCGATCGCCCGATTGGGTATGTGGCACTAACCTTCTTTTTTAGTATGGAATATCATGGTCGCTGTGGACTGGTTGATGAGTTATATATTCAGGAAGCCTATCGCGGTAAGGGTATTGGCAAGAGGGTATTTATTTTGATTGAAGATTATTTAAGAAGTCAGCATATGCGATCGCTATCTCTAGTTGTCGATCACTGGAATAGTCCTGCCGAAGCCCTCTATACCAAACTAGGCTTTCGCCGAGAACCACGCCATTTGATGGTCAAACATCTTGATTGA
- a CDS encoding ABC transporter substrate-binding protein, giving the protein MTKTIKQLCSFAIAAMMSCILAVACTPTSNTPNTSTTTPNSPNTGGAQTAIPIGIAFAQTSNVALLGQEGVTGAKIAEAYFNKKGGVNGTPIRLVFQDTAGDEQGAINAFNTLISQDKVVGIVGPTLSQQAFGADPIAERAGVPVIAASNTAKGIPQIGKYISRVSAPVAVVAPNAIDAALKINPQIKKVAVFYAQNDAFNKSETGTFQETVKQKGLELATVQTFQTTDTDFQSQVTNAINVKPDLVIISGLSADGGNLVKQLRELGYKGLIIGGNGLNTSNLLPVCKALCDGIIIAQAYSPELKNPINTEFRKLYTEQNKKEPPQFSAQAFTGVQVFVEALSTLDKTTKVSTLSLPQLRTQLNDTLLAGKYETPLGEISFTPEGEIVQKQFYVAQIKMEADGNSGKFTFIQ; this is encoded by the coding sequence ATGACAAAAACAATCAAACAACTTTGTAGCTTTGCGATCGCGGCGATGATGTCCTGCATCTTAGCGGTAGCTTGCACCCCAACGAGCAATACGCCAAACACCAGTACAACTACTCCTAATAGTCCCAACACAGGTGGCGCTCAAACTGCAATTCCTATAGGGATCGCGTTTGCCCAAACTAGCAATGTGGCGCTACTGGGACAGGAAGGCGTAACGGGAGCTAAGATTGCTGAAGCCTATTTCAACAAGAAAGGCGGCGTTAATGGCACACCAATTCGTCTAGTTTTTCAAGATACCGCAGGCGATGAGCAAGGTGCAATCAACGCCTTTAACACCCTAATTTCTCAAGATAAAGTGGTTGGTATTGTCGGTCCCACACTTTCACAACAGGCTTTTGGGGCTGATCCGATCGCCGAACGTGCAGGTGTCCCCGTCATTGCTGCCTCAAATACAGCAAAGGGTATTCCTCAAATCGGTAAATATATTTCGCGAGTATCCGCACCTGTCGCGGTAGTTGCACCTAATGCGATCGATGCAGCTCTCAAAATCAATCCCCAGATTAAGAAAGTAGCTGTTTTCTATGCCCAAAATGATGCGTTCAATAAATCGGAAACAGGTACTTTCCAAGAAACTGTCAAGCAAAAAGGTTTGGAACTTGCTACTGTGCAAACCTTCCAAACTACAGATACAGACTTCCAATCTCAAGTAACTAATGCAATTAATGTTAAACCTGATTTAGTAATCATCTCTGGCTTATCCGCAGATGGTGGCAATCTGGTCAAACAATTGCGGGAACTTGGTTATAAGGGTCTAATTATTGGCGGAAACGGTCTCAATACTTCCAATCTGCTACCTGTATGTAAAGCTCTCTGTGATGGCATCATCATTGCTCAAGCTTACAGCCCCGAACTGAAGAATCCTATTAATACTGAATTCCGTAAGCTCTATACTGAACAGAATAAAAAAGAACCACCTCAGTTCAGCGCTCAAGCATTTACAGGCGTACAAGTATTTGTCGAAGCTTTGAGTACTCTCGATAAAACCACCAAAGTCAGTACTTTGTCATTGCCTCAACTTCGTACCCAACTCAATGACACTTTGCTAGCTGGTAAATATGAAACTCCTCTAGGCGAGATTTCCTTCACACCCGAAGGCGAAATCGTGCAGAAGCAGTTTTATGTTGCCCAAATCAAAATGGAAGCTGACGGTAATAGCGGCAAGTTTACATTTATCCAGTAA
- a CDS encoding type II toxin-antitoxin system RelE/ParE family toxin: MKFVLLRSNAFVRSARKLLKKHPETASSIQGTLELLSLDPFHPRLRTHKLKGELQDSWACSGGYDLRIIFKFVEHEESQAILLESIGTHDEVY, encoded by the coding sequence GTGAAGTTTGTATTATTACGTTCTAACGCTTTTGTTAGATCTGCTCGGAAGCTCCTAAAAAAGCATCCAGAAACAGCTTCAAGTATTCAAGGCACTCTTGAACTATTATCTCTTGATCCATTTCATCCTCGATTAAGAACGCATAAGCTAAAAGGAGAACTTCAAGACTCTTGGGCTTGTAGTGGTGGCTATGATTTGAGAATTATTTTTAAATTTGTAGAACATGAAGAATCACAGGCAATTCTTTTGGAATCAATTGGGACTCATGACGAAGTGTACTAA
- a CDS encoding photosystem II high light acclimation radical SAM protein: MSTNDPLNNSSTSSGDISEPISAVSVGCDRILYIRLPCNPIFPIGVVYLSDHIHKVAPHVQQNIFDLGTVPPLDFYAALDRAIDKFQPNLLVFSWRDIQIYAPVGGRGGNPLQNAFEFYYAKNPFKKLRGAVNGLRLFTSYYTELWRNSQLIRRGLSRARRYHPEARAVIGGGAVSVFYEQLGNVLPKGTIISVGEGESLLERLVQGREIESDRCYVVGETKPRPRLIHEEPAPIEKSACDYEYIESIWEDFNYYFRDRDFYIGVQTKRGCPHNCCYCIYTVIEGKQVRINPTDEVIKEMRQLYDRGVRNFWFTDAQFIPAKKFIDDAVELLEKVKASGMTDIHWAAYIRADNLTPYLCKLMVETGMSYFEIGITSGSQELVRKMRMGYNLKSVLQNCRDLKAAGFNELVSVNYSFNVIDETLETIRQTIAYHRELEAIFGADKVEPAIFFIGLQPHTHLEDYAFKNNILKEGYNPMSMMPWTAKKLLWNPEPLGSFFGEVCLEAWKRDDGDDFGRTVMNILEERLGRAPLEEALAAPMKELVSV, from the coding sequence ATGTCTACCAATGATCCCCTAAATAATTCCAGCACCTCATCTGGTGACATATCTGAACCTATATCTGCTGTATCTGTTGGGTGCGATCGCATTCTTTATATCCGCCTCCCATGTAACCCAATTTTTCCGATTGGTGTAGTCTACCTATCCGATCACATTCATAAGGTTGCGCCCCATGTACAGCAAAATATTTTTGATTTAGGTACTGTGCCACCCCTCGATTTTTATGCGGCATTGGATCGGGCGATCGACAAGTTTCAACCAAATTTACTAGTATTCTCATGGCGTGATATTCAGATCTATGCACCCGTAGGCGGACGTGGCGGCAACCCTCTCCAAAATGCCTTTGAGTTTTACTATGCCAAAAACCCTTTCAAGAAATTGCGTGGGGCGGTCAATGGTTTACGCCTATTTACCTCTTACTACACCGAGCTTTGGCGCAACTCACAGTTAATCCGACGCGGGTTAAGTCGAGCGAGACGCTATCACCCAGAAGCCAGAGCTGTGATCGGTGGTGGCGCAGTCAGCGTGTTCTATGAGCAGCTAGGCAATGTGTTACCTAAAGGCACAATTATTTCCGTTGGTGAAGGGGAATCACTGCTAGAGCGTTTGGTGCAGGGACGAGAAATTGAAAGCGATCGCTGCTATGTAGTCGGGGAAACTAAACCTCGTCCTCGGCTGATCCATGAGGAACCTGCGCCCATTGAAAAGAGTGCCTGTGATTATGAATATATTGAATCGATCTGGGAAGATTTTAATTACTATTTCCGCGATCGTGACTTTTATATCGGGGTACAAACCAAACGCGGATGTCCCCATAATTGCTGCTACTGCATTTATACAGTCATCGAAGGTAAACAAGTTCGCATTAATCCTACCGATGAAGTCATTAAGGAAATGCGCCAACTCTATGATCGCGGCGTGCGTAATTTCTGGTTTACCGATGCTCAGTTTATTCCCGCCAAGAAATTCATTGATGATGCTGTGGAATTGCTAGAAAAAGTCAAAGCCTCAGGTATGACCGATATTCACTGGGCAGCCTACATTCGTGCCGACAATCTCACACCTTATCTCTGTAAATTAATGGTTGAGACGGGCATGAGCTATTTCGAGATCGGCATTACTAGTGGCTCTCAGGAATTAGTTCGTAAAATGCGGATGGGCTACAACCTCAAATCTGTCCTCCAAAACTGTCGTGACCTCAAGGCGGCGGGCTTCAATGAACTCGTATCGGTGAACTACTCCTTCAATGTTATTGATGAAACTTTAGAAACAATTCGCCAAACGATCGCCTATCACCGAGAACTAGAAGCAATCTTTGGAGCGGATAAAGTGGAACCTGCTATCTTCTTTATTGGCTTGCAGCCACACACCCATCTAGAAGACTATGCTTTTAAAAACAACATCCTCAAAGAAGGCTATAACCCTATGAGCATGATGCCTTGGACAGCCAAGAAACTGCTCTGGAATCCTGAGCCTCTAGGATCTTTCTTTGGCGAAGTCTGTTTAGAAGCATGGAAACGTGATGATGGTGATGACTTTGGGCGCACGGTGATGAATATCCTAGAGGAACGACTGGGACGCGCACCATTAGAGGAAGCCCTTGCTGCACCGATGAAGGAACTAGTGAGTGTCTAA
- a CDS encoding tautomerase family protein, whose amino-acid sequence MAQVKIYGNADFIQQNREVLSTTVHSCVVDALNYPPEKKFQRFFPLQAEDFEYPSDRSEKYIIIEILLFSGRSVEAKKSLYRLLFERLKEKLDIAPIDIEIVLIEIPRHNWGLRGVAGDELNLSYKVNV is encoded by the coding sequence ATGGCACAAGTTAAAATCTATGGCAATGCTGATTTTATTCAACAAAATCGTGAAGTTCTATCAACCACGGTTCATTCCTGTGTTGTGGATGCGCTAAATTATCCACCTGAAAAAAAGTTTCAAAGATTCTTTCCCTTACAAGCAGAAGACTTTGAATATCCAAGCGATCGCAGCGAAAAATATATCATTATCGAAATTTTGCTGTTTTCAGGACGTTCTGTAGAAGCGAAAAAATCTCTATACCGCCTATTGTTTGAACGATTAAAAGAGAAGCTAGATATTGCGCCTATAGATATTGAAATTGTTCTGATCGAGATACCGAGACATAATTGGGGATTGCGTGGTGTTGCAGGTGATGAACTAAACCTGAGTTACAAGGTAAATGTGTAA
- a CDS encoding MBOAT family O-acyltransferase — translation MDFQSFHFFQWLTSIKMDFLSLDYAQFLIITTIVYWLLPSIQARLLVILTASLIFYSFIQVQYVWLLLVMLTINFWLGGEIRKGDQFLKQWLLFVGVFFNVLLLFGFKYIPFVATAIGNITGLPVGSSLAIWAKANIVPPITLSFFVFELIAYLIDTYRGNSPARDFLSFAAYKLFFAKLLSGPITRYQEFAPQLLTRSRPIVSDIAEGVWLFACGAVKKGIIADNMARYVDLCFRNTERAGSIDLWLALIGYGIQIYCDFSGYIDMARGSALLLGFKLPQNFDFPYFSTSISDFWRRWHMTLGAWMRNYLYIPLGGSRGGIWRTCLNLMIIMLVVGIWHGANWGFIIWGIWHGAALVGHRLWMELCSIFEGLNKIWKPLPMKLLAIVMTQLVVFVGWIPFRLPNLTDTNMLLQRLWGYQSDPQFGVKIYVESLGITAGQIALIMSSLLLCSLVAYQCDRAKWQLNWQVKLFLVPISLFLVSILSPDKKLPFIYFDF, via the coding sequence ATGGATTTTCAGTCCTTCCATTTTTTTCAATGGTTGACGAGCATCAAAATGGATTTTTTATCCCTTGACTATGCTCAATTCCTAATTATTACCACGATTGTTTATTGGCTCTTACCAAGCATACAGGCGCGTTTGTTAGTTATTTTGACAGCAAGCTTGATATTTTACTCATTTATTCAGGTGCAGTATGTTTGGCTATTGCTAGTGATGCTGACAATCAACTTTTGGTTAGGAGGGGAAATTCGCAAAGGAGACCAATTTCTAAAGCAGTGGTTGCTGTTTGTGGGGGTGTTTTTTAATGTGCTACTGCTGTTTGGCTTCAAATATATTCCTTTCGTAGCGACGGCGATCGGTAATATTACGGGTTTACCTGTGGGGAGTTCACTGGCGATCTGGGCGAAAGCAAATATCGTGCCACCGATTACCTTAAGCTTTTTCGTCTTTGAATTAATCGCTTATTTAATCGATACCTATCGCGGTAACTCGCCTGCGCGGGATTTTCTGAGCTTTGCCGCTTACAAGCTATTTTTTGCCAAACTGCTATCAGGCCCCATTACCCGTTATCAAGAATTCGCACCTCAACTATTAACGCGATCGCGTCCTATTGTGTCAGACATTGCTGAGGGTGTCTGGCTATTTGCCTGTGGGGCAGTCAAAAAAGGGATCATTGCCGACAATATGGCGAGATACGTCGATCTCTGTTTTCGGAATACAGAACGGGCAGGCAGTATCGATCTTTGGCTTGCCCTGATTGGCTATGGCATCCAGATTTATTGTGACTTTAGTGGATATATCGATATGGCAAGGGGTAGCGCATTGTTATTAGGCTTTAAGCTGCCCCAAAATTTTGATTTCCCTTATTTCTCTACCAGTATTTCCGATTTTTGGCGACGTTGGCATATGACCCTTGGCGCATGGATGCGAAATTATCTCTATATTCCCCTCGGTGGCTCTCGTGGTGGTATATGGCGAACTTGCCTGAACCTGATGATTATCATGCTTGTAGTCGGAATCTGGCATGGTGCAAACTGGGGCTTTATTATTTGGGGCATTTGGCATGGGGCTGCCCTAGTGGGGCATCGTCTGTGGATGGAGCTTTGTTCGATATTTGAGGGGCTAAATAAAATCTGGAAGCCTTTACCGATGAAGCTTTTAGCAATTGTGATGACGCAATTAGTCGTCTTTGTTGGTTGGATTCCGTTCCGATTACCCAATTTGACTGATACCAATATGCTTTTACAAAGACTATGGGGCTATCAAAGCGATCCTCAGTTTGGCGTAAAAATCTACGTGGAGTCCCTTGGTATCACGGCAGGACAAATTGCTTTGATTATGAGTAGTTTATTACTGTGTTCACTGGTTGCCTATCAATGCGATCGCGCCAAGTGGCAGTTAAATTGGCAGGTGAAGTTATTCCTCGTCCCCATCAGCCTCTTTCTCGTCAGTATCCTCAGCCCCGACAAGAAGCTCCCCTTCATCTACTTTGATTTTTAG